A DNA window from Fimbriimonadaceae bacterium contains the following coding sequences:
- a CDS encoding flagellar assembly protein FliW, with amino-acid sequence MSTTQSRFGPIDYHESDLVTLSDGLVGFSNLTRFLILEHKPGSPFRWLQSIDEPATAFLVADPFHYVADYAPTLTDTQVAVLGLTPETATLIFATASIPRGKPEELKLNLAGPIVINAETRMGRQVVLEDEAYTTQHRVFQTADQNDTSAAA; translated from the coding sequence ATGAGCACAACGCAATCCCGATTCGGACCCATCGACTACCACGAGAGCGATCTCGTCACGCTTTCCGACGGCCTCGTCGGCTTTTCCAATCTCACGCGCTTTCTCATCCTCGAGCACAAGCCCGGCAGTCCCTTCCGTTGGCTGCAATCGATCGACGAGCCTGCGACGGCCTTCCTGGTCGCCGATCCGTTCCACTACGTGGCGGACTACGCGCCGACGCTGACCGACACGCAGGTGGCGGTTCTCGGACTGACGCCTGAGACGGCGACGCTGATCTTCGCGACGGCTTCGATTCCGCGCGGCAAGCCGGAAGAGCTGAAGCTGAATCTCGCGGGGCCCATCGTCATCAACGCTGAGACGCGGATGGGGCGTCAGGTCGTCTTAGAGGACGAAGCGTATACTACTCAACACCGGGTGTTCCAAACGGCCGATCAAAACGACACGAGCGCAGCAGCCTAG
- the csrA gene encoding carbon storage regulator CsrA, whose product MLVLTRKIQQSIMIGDEVEIVVLEVRGEQVRLGIRAPKNVTVHRKEIFEQIHEENREAADVDPKDVPD is encoded by the coding sequence ATGCTGGTGCTCACGAGAAAAATACAACAGAGCATTATGATCGGCGATGAAGTTGAGATCGTCGTTCTCGAGGTTCGCGGAGAGCAGGTTCGGCTTGGCATCCGCGCACCCAAGAACGTCACGGTCCACCGCAAGGAGATCTTCGAGCAGATCCACGAGGAGAACCGCGAGGCGGCCGACGTCGACCCCAAAGACGTGCCCGACTAG
- the ribF gene encoding riboflavin biosynthesis protein RibF, with translation MRVHFGLEQLAAEWDAAVGCVGTFDGVHLGHQAVIGQAVARAREHRLPCVLATFDRHPLATLAPDRCPPTLATIGANLGCFERLGVDVALVLPFDRAMSEMPATRFLEDVLQGALRVDRMVVGHDFAFGHGREGTSAWLAPRLPTETVPPMLVDGERASSSAIRAAIAEGSVEAAGRMLGRPYALEGVVVAGEQLGRRLGYPTLNLARSSNQVVPAHGVYAGSCGTPLGEYRAAVSIGVRPAVGGTRRTIEAYLLDYPGESLYGRPVELAVSRRLRGEQDFASLEALVEQIARDVENVATGG, from the coding sequence ATGCGGGTCCATTTCGGCCTGGAGCAGCTAGCCGCGGAGTGGGACGCCGCCGTCGGGTGCGTCGGCACGTTCGATGGAGTGCACCTCGGGCATCAGGCGGTCATCGGCCAGGCGGTCGCGCGGGCCCGGGAACACCGGCTTCCCTGCGTCTTGGCGACGTTCGATCGCCACCCTCTTGCAACCTTGGCGCCCGATCGCTGCCCGCCGACCCTGGCCACGATCGGGGCCAACCTCGGCTGTTTCGAGCGCCTGGGCGTCGACGTGGCGCTGGTGCTTCCCTTCGACCGCGCCATGAGCGAGATGCCCGCAACCCGGTTCCTGGAGGACGTGCTCCAGGGTGCGCTGCGGGTGGACCGCATGGTGGTCGGCCACGATTTCGCCTTCGGGCATGGACGCGAGGGGACTTCGGCGTGGCTCGCTCCGAGGCTCCCGACGGAGACCGTGCCTCCGATGCTGGTCGACGGCGAGCGGGCGAGCAGCAGCGCGATTCGTGCGGCGATCGCGGAAGGCTCGGTCGAGGCCGCGGGAAGGATGCTCGGCCGGCCCTACGCGCTGGAAGGCGTGGTGGTCGCGGGCGAGCAGCTGGGGCGCCGATTGGGATATCCCACCCTCAACCTGGCGCGCTCCTCGAACCAGGTCGTTCCGGCTCACGGCGTCTACGCTGGTTCGTGCGGGACGCCACTGGGGGAGTATCGCGCGGCGGTTTCCATCGGCGTCCGCCCCGCGGTCGGAGGGACCCGCCGAACGATCGAGGCGTATCTTCTCGACTATCCAGGTGAGAGCCTCTATGGGCGCCCGGTCGAGCTGGCGGTGAGCCGCAGGCTGCGGGGCGAGCAAGATTTCGCGTCCCTGGAAGCGCTCGTCGAGCAGATCGCGCGCGACGTCGAGAACGTCGCGACGGGAGGCTGA
- a CDS encoding deoxyribonuclease IV — translation MPAQLLGAHMPIKGGVGNGLRAGKAIGCSAVQVFTSSPRQWYCAPVEEEKVRDFAKARQETGIDSVVSHDSYLVNLCAPDEALAAKSYRALKEEIERCARYGIPYVVSHMGAHKGAGEAEGLLGIAEAARTLLDETPDSVTLLMETTAGQGTDLNCRFEHLAVVLEQCGAPERLGVCLDTCHVFVAGYDLRTPEAYERTFAEFERLVGIDRLKVIHCNDSKRELGSRVDRHEAIGEGCLGEEAFRLLVNDPRFERVPILLETPGDEQEHKRNLDRLKALREA, via the coding sequence ATGCCAGCCCAACTCCTTGGCGCCCACATGCCCATCAAGGGCGGAGTCGGCAACGGACTTCGCGCAGGCAAGGCCATCGGGTGCAGCGCCGTGCAGGTCTTCACCTCCAGCCCGCGCCAGTGGTACTGCGCGCCGGTCGAAGAGGAGAAGGTCCGCGATTTCGCCAAGGCCCGCCAGGAGACCGGGATCGACTCCGTCGTCAGCCACGACAGCTATCTCGTGAACCTGTGCGCGCCCGACGAGGCGCTCGCGGCCAAGAGCTATCGCGCGCTCAAAGAGGAGATCGAACGGTGCGCGCGCTACGGGATTCCGTACGTCGTCTCGCACATGGGCGCGCACAAGGGCGCGGGCGAAGCCGAGGGCCTGTTGGGCATCGCCGAGGCCGCCCGCACGCTGCTGGACGAGACCCCCGACTCGGTGACGCTGCTCATGGAAACCACGGCGGGCCAAGGCACCGACCTGAACTGCCGCTTCGAACATCTGGCGGTCGTGCTCGAGCAGTGCGGCGCGCCCGAACGGTTGGGGGTGTGCCTCGACACGTGCCACGTCTTCGTCGCGGGGTACGACCTGCGAACCCCCGAGGCGTACGAGCGCACGTTCGCCGAGTTCGAGCGGCTCGTCGGCATCGACCGCCTCAAGGTGATCCACTGCAACGACAGCAAGCGCGAGTTGGGCTCGCGCGTCGATCGGCACGAGGCCATCGGCGAGGGCTGCTTGGGCGAGGAGGCGTTCCGACTGCTCGTGAACGACCCGCGCTTCGAGCGCGTTCCCATCCTCCTCGAGACGCCGGGCGACGAACAGGAGCACAAACGCAACCTCGACCGCCTGAAGGCCCTGCGCGAAGCGTAG